In the Sandaracinus amylolyticus genome, CGACGTCGAGCGCGAGCACCCGCGGTCCTCGATGACCCGCGCACCAGAGTGTCCGTCCGTCGTCGACCCATGCGAGCAGCGCGGCGCTCGATCCGGGGTGCGCCTCGAATCGCGCGACGCGCTCCACCACGCGGCCCTGCACCTGCAGCTCGGGGGCTCGTCGTGTGCTGCGCTCTCCAGCCATCGAGCGAGCGTGCCACGAGCGCGCGATCCCTGGGTCGAGCGCGCCTGCACGTGGCAGGCTGAGGGCCATGAGGCGTGCGCTCTCGCTCTTCGTTCTCCTGCTCGCCGGGTGCAACACCGGGCATCTCGGGTCGGCGTGCTCGTCACACGACGACTGCGAGGACGTGCTGGTCTGTGGCGCGAGCGAGGGCGCGCCCTACTGCACCCGGCGCTGTCGTCCCGATGCGCAATCGAGCGAGTGCCCCGACGGCTGGTCGTGCACGCCGCGCACGGGCGAGCCCGCGCGCGGACTCTGCACCCAGGACTGATCACTCCCAGCTCTTCAGCTTCCGCCACAGCGTGTTCCGCCCGATCCCCAACACACGCGCGGCGTCGCCCATGTTCCCGCTGCACGCCTCGAGCACGCCGAGCACGTGCTCGCGCTCGACCTCGTCGAGCGGTCGCAGCTTCACCCGCTCCCTGGGCGATGCCGATCGCGGCGACGAGAGCTCCTCGGGCAGATCCTCGAGCCGGATCTCGCTGCCACGCGCCAGCGCCGCGCCGTGCTTCACCGCGCTCTGCAGCTCGCGCACGTTGCCCGGCCACTCGTACCCGAGCAGCGCGTCCTTCGCGTCCTGGGCGAAGCCCTTCGCCTTGGTGCGCGGCTCCGCGGCGAGGAAGCTCTTCGCGAGCGCGAGCACGTCGTCGCGCCGCTCGCGCAGCGGCGGCACCCGCAGCGTGAGCACCTTGAGCCGGTAGTAGAGGTCCTCGCGGAATCGTCCCTCGCGCACCAGCTGCGCGAGATCGCGATGGGTCGCGCACACGATCCGCACGTCGACCGCGAACGCGCGGTTGTCGCCGACGCGCCGCACCTCTCCGTCGGCGAGCGCGCGCAGCAGCTTCGCCTGGAGCACGAGCGGCATCTCCCCGATCTCGTCGAGGAACAGGATGCCGCCGTCGGCCTCCTCGAAGAGCCCGGGCTTGTCCTTGTGCGCGCCGGTGAACGCACCTCGCGCGTGCCCGAAGAGCTCGGACTCGAGCAGCTCCGCGGGCAGCGCCGCGACGTTCACCGCGACGAACGCCTTGCTCGCGCGGGGACCGTTCGCGTGCAGCACGCGCGCGACGACCTCCTTGCCGGTGCCGCTCTCGCCGGTGATCACGACCGGCGCGTCGTTCTCCGCGAAGCGCGCGGCGCGCCGGAACAGCTCGCGCATCGCGCGGCTCTCGCACACCACGCGCTGGGCGTGACGGGTGCCCTTCGCGACCGGGAGGAGGCCGCAGTGCGGACAGGTCTCTCCCGCGACGTGCACGTGTTCCATCCGTTCCATCATGGAACGCATGACGCGGATGCGCGACCGCGCCTCGAGACCGCCCGATCCCAGGGCGTTGTCCGGCGTGCGCGCGATCCCTACGACCACCTCGGGGAGGTGCGCGCGTGACGACGAAGTCTCGCTCCGAGGTGGGGGCCCCCGGCGTCGGGGCCCCGACCGAGACGATCTCCGCGTGAGCGCGCGCCGACGGCTCGCCGTGATCGCGGCGCTGTGGCTCTGCTCCGGGCTCGCGCGCGCCCAGGACGCCGAGGTCGAGCCGACCGATCTCGACCTCGCCGAGGAGCCGTCGATCGATCCCTCGACGCCACGACGGCTGATCGCGTCGTTCCTCGCGAGCGCGCGCGACGGCGAGTGGGACGTGGCCGCGCTCGCGCTCGATCTCCGCGAGGTCCCGCGCGACCAGCGCACCGAGGTCGGGCGCGAGGCGGCGCGCGATCTCGAGACCGTGCTGAGCGCCGAGCGGGTCGCGCCGACCTCGCTGCCCGACGAGCCCGAGCCCGGCGGCGATCGTGCGATCGAGATCGTGCGGCTCCCGACCGTGGAGCAGGGCGTGGTGCTGCGGCGGGTCCGGGGAGGCGAGGACCCAGCGTGGAAGTTCTCGGCGTCGACGGTGCGCGCAGCCGCGCTGCTCGCGGAGGGCGTCGATCGCGGACCGATCGGGAGCCGCGCCCCCGACTGGCTCCGCAAGCCGCGGGTGCTCCGGCTCGAGCCCTGGCAGTGGATCGTGCTGCCGATCGCGATCCTCGTCGCGCTCGGGTGCGCGTTCCTCGTCGATCGCGTCACGAGCGCGATCGCGCGTCGCTTCGCGCGGCGGCTCGGGAACGACCTCGTGGACGCGCTGTTCGAGCGCCTGCGCGGGCCCAAACGCGCGATGTTGACCCTCGCGTTCCTCGGGCTCTTCGCGATCCTCGTGCGGTTCTCGCAAGGCGCGCTCGACGTGCTCGGCCGCGCCTACGTCGCCGCGTGGTCGCTCGCGGTCGGCTGGGCGTTCTGGCACTTCGTCGATCTGCTCGCCGAGCGCGTCGAGGAGCGCGCCGCGGCCGAGGACCACTGGCGCGCCCGCGGGGTGCGCACCCGCGCCGGGATCGTGCGCCGGATCCTCCACGTCGCCGGCATCGTCGTCACGATCGCGGTCGTGCTCCTGCAGTTCGACGTGGTGCGCCAGCTCGGCCTCTCGCTGCTCGCGTCCGCGGGCGTCGCGGGCATCGTGCTCGGCATCGCGGCCCAGCGGACGTTGGGGAACCTCTTCGCGGGGATGCAGCTCTCGTTCTCCCAGCCGCTGCGGGTCGGCGACGAGATCGCGATCGAGGGCGAGACCGGCACCGTCGAGGAGATCAACCTGAGCTACGTCGTGCTGCGGCTCTGGGATCGACGTCGCCTCATCCTGCCGATCCCGAAGCTGCTCGAGACGCCGTTCG is a window encoding:
- a CDS encoding sigma-54 interaction domain-containing protein: MEHVHVAGETCPHCGLLPVAKGTRHAQRVVCESRAMRELFRRAARFAENDAPVVITGESGTGKEVVARVLHANGPRASKAFVAVNVAALPAELLESELFGHARGAFTGAHKDKPGLFEEADGGILFLDEIGEMPLVLQAKLLRALADGEVRRVGDNRAFAVDVRIVCATHRDLAQLVREGRFREDLYYRLKVLTLRVPPLRERRDDVLALAKSFLAAEPRTKAKGFAQDAKDALLGYEWPGNVRELQSAVKHGAALARGSEIRLEDLPEELSSPRSASPRERVKLRPLDEVEREHVLGVLEACSGNMGDAARVLGIGRNTLWRKLKSWE
- a CDS encoding mechanosensitive ion channel family protein; the protein is MSARRRLAVIAALWLCSGLARAQDAEVEPTDLDLAEEPSIDPSTPRRLIASFLASARDGEWDVAALALDLREVPRDQRTEVGREAARDLETVLSAERVAPTSLPDEPEPGGDRAIEIVRLPTVEQGVVLRRVRGGEDPAWKFSASTVRAAALLAEGVDRGPIGSRAPDWLRKPRVLRLEPWQWIVLPIAILVALGCAFLVDRVTSAIARRFARRLGNDLVDALFERLRGPKRAMLTLAFLGLFAILVRFSQGALDVLGRAYVAAWSLAVGWAFWHFVDLLAERVEERAAAEDHWRARGVRTRAGIVRRILHVAGIVVTIAVVLLQFDVVRQLGLSLLASAGVAGIVLGIAAQRTLGNLFAGMQLSFSQPLRVGDEIAIEGETGTVEEINLSYVVLRLWDRRRLILPIPKLLETPFENWTRLGTDIVGVVLVPVDFTTPFAAVRGEVEQFVRAHPLFDGATLAVQVIAIEDRTATLRVLVSAADSGALVQLQCAVREFVLGVLQGLEGGRYLPRVRVEEESAASSSEARARLS